CGTTCCGGATGCAGAAGACCGTGGCCGGCCTGAGCAAGGCGATGAGCGTCGCGCCGCGCTCGGACAGCGGCGTGGGCGCATGACGACGCCCGGCGAGGAAGCCTCCGTCACCAGCCAGTTCGTCCGCTCCTACGTCATCACCGGCGGCCGGAGCCTGCCGGCCTCGGACGATCTGGCGCTGCACACCCTGGTCACCCTGGCTCCCGAGCGGACCCCCCCGCTGGGAGCCGGTCCCGAGGTGATGGCGATCTGGAAGCTGATCGCGGGCGGCTACCTGTCGGTCGCCGAAGTGGCCGGCCATGTGGGACTGCCGGTGGGGGTCGCCCGGCTGCTGCTGACCGACTTATCCGAGCAGGGACACCTCCTGCGCCGCGCCGAGCCGCCCCGGGCTCAGAACGTTGACAGAGCGACCCTCGAGAAGGTTCTGAATGGACTCCAATCCCTCATCGGCTGAGACGGCCCCTGGATCCATCTACGTCTCCAGCGCGGTGACCAACGCTGCCAAGATCCTGGTCGTCGGGCATTTCGCCGTCGGCAAGACGACCTTCATCGGCTCGCTGTCGGAGATCACCCCGCTGCGCACCGAGGAGAAGATGACACAGGCGTCCCTCCACGTGGACGACCTCAGAGGCGTCACGGACAAGACCACCACCACCGTGGCCCTGGACTTCGGCCGTCTGACGCTCAGC
Above is a genomic segment from Streptomyces fodineus containing:
- a CDS encoding DUF742 domain-containing protein encodes the protein MTTPGEEASVTSQFVRSYVITGGRSLPASDDLALHTLVTLAPERTPPLGAGPEVMAIWKLIAGGYLSVAEVAGHVGLPVGVARLLLTDLSEQGHLLRRAEPPRAQNVDRATLEKVLNGLQSLIG